One window of Amaranthus tricolor cultivar Red isolate AtriRed21 chromosome 13, ASM2621246v1, whole genome shotgun sequence genomic DNA carries:
- the LOC130797826 gene encoding root phototropism protein 2, whose amino-acid sequence MMNTASSLNPRRRSLAMERSGNLAMERTGQWVFSQDIPTDIIVEVGEATFSLHKFMLVAKSNYIRRLILESKESDLAKIDLSDIPGGAEIFEKAAKFCYGVNFEITVHNVVALRCAAEYLQMTDKFCDNNLASRTEDFLSQVALTNLSGAVIVLKTCEALLPFSLELNIVQRSVDVISVKACSEATFPSRNPPNWWTDELSILDIASFQKVITAMKSRGAKTLSVASAIITYAERSLRDLVRDHSGNGIKSFDSAHSELRIRQRDVLESIIAILPSEKAAFPINFLCSLLRCAIFLKASTSCKNELEKRISAILEHVTVDDLLVLSFTYDGESLFDLESVRRVISGFVSKEKSVDVFNGGNFREVCSVAMHRVAKTVDTYLSEIATYAALSISKFNGIANLVPKDARRTDDDLYRAIDIYLKTHPNLDEIEREKVCSSMDPLKLSYEARVHASQNKRLPVQIVLHALYYDQLKLRSGANENSLPEAVTTRGQVNADVSLVKENEALRSELMKMKMYITDLHKNNQATTSTKTSSSSSMPKKTFFSSMSKTLGKLNPFKHGSKDTSHLDDGVDLTKPRRRRFSIS is encoded by the exons TTCATGCTAGTGGCAAAGAGCAACTACATAAGGAGATTAATACTCGAGTCCAAGGAATCCGATCTAGCCAAAATCGACCTGTCGGACATCCCTGGTGGAGCTGAAATATTTGAGAAGGCCGCAAAATTCTGCTACGGAGTAAACTTTGAGATAACAGTTCATAATGTAGTAGCTTTGCGATGTGCAGCAGAGTATCTACAGATGACTGACAAGTTTTGTGACAACAATCTTGCTAGTCGCACAGAGGATTTCCTGTCTCAAGTAGCCTTGACTAATCTATCTGGTGCTGTCATTGTTTTGAAGACTTGTGAAgctcttcttcctttttcactCGAACTCAATATTGTTCAGAGAAGTGTTGACGTCATCAGCGTTAAG GCATGCAGTGAAGCTACATTTCCTAGCCGTAACCCTCCAAACTGGTGGACGGACGAGCTATCCATCCTCGACATAGCTTCCTTCCAGAAAGTCATTACAGCCATGAAGTCGCGTGGGGCCAAGACTCTATCCGTGGCCAGCGCGATCATCACATATGCTGAACGATCCCTAAGAGATTTAGTTCGCGATCACTCAGGAAACGGAATCAAATCCTTCGATTCTGCCCACTCTGAACTAAGAATCCGACAAAGAGATGTTCTAGAATCTATCATAGCTATCTTACCCTCTGAGAAAGCTGCATTCCCTATAAACTTCTTGTGTTCTCTTCTTAGATGTGCAATATTCCTAAAAGCATCGACGAGCTGCAAGAACGAGCTCGAGAAGAGGATTTCTGCAATCTTAGAACATGTCACGGTTGATGATCTTTTGGTTTTGTCTTTCACTTATGATGGGGAAAGTCTATTTGATCTTGAGAGTGTAAGAAGGGTAATATCAGGATTTGTTAGTAAGGAAAAGAGTGTGGATGTTTTCAATGGAGGTAACTTTAGGGAGGTTTGCTCTGTTGCTATGCATAGAGTTGCTAAGACTGTTGATACTTATCTTAGTGAGATTGCTACTTATGCTGCACTAAGTATATCCAAGTTCAATGGGATTGCTAATCTTGTTCCTAAGGATGCTAGGAGGACTGATGATGATCTCTATAGAGCAATTGATATCTATTTGAAG ACTCATCCAAATCTAGACGAGATTGAAAGAGAGAAAGTATGCAGTTCAATGGACCCATTAAAACTCTCGTACGAAGCTCGAGTACACGCCTCTCAAAATAAGCGACTCCCAGTCCAAATTGTGTTACACGCCCTCTACTATGATCAACTAAAACTCAGAAGTGGGGCCAATGAAAATAGCTTACCAGAAGCAGTAACAACAAGAGGTCAAGTAAATGCTGATGTGTCCTTAGTAAAAGAGAATGAGGCCTTAAGATCTGAActtatgaagatgaagatgtacATTACtgatttacataaaaataatcaagCAACTACATCCACTAAAACTAGCTCAAGTTCTAGTATGCCTAAGAAAACATTTTTCTCTTCAATGTCCAAGACATTAGGTAAGTTAAACCCTTTTAAACATGGGTCTAAGGATACTTCACATTTGGATGATGGAGTTGATCTTACTAAGCCTAGGAGAAGAAGGTTCTCAATTTCTTAA